The following coding sequences are from one Syngnathus acus chromosome 14, fSynAcu1.2, whole genome shotgun sequence window:
- the zgc:165604 gene encoding immunoglobulin superfamily member 11 has translation MGATGRHTLWTLCVCFAALQTNALRVTMRESTVEVVRGDYVILPCSFFTSSPLSRLNIIWTMAPFSSPESPIQVIVYDHGQIIEDPSLIGRVGFTGIPWSADIMVNDTHVSDAGIYRCMVNNPPETADPGIGELQLTVLVAPSLPACQWDGNTDAGGSVTLSCSVAEGIPTPEIHWDKLNPEEISLPINMEGELSGSVQIVNVSSQTSGLYRCSASNVLGTENCYVNLSVFSAVAGNSSGILQGVLLTLSMSLMLLALVVLMTWLHRTGQDGRWRLSKEEEDEEGYNEIRYTPSLMKRSFV, from the exons ATGGGTGCCACGGGACGACACACGCTCTGGACCCTGTGCGTATGCTTTGCGGCCCTTCAGACAA ATGCTTTGAGGGTGACCATGAGAGAATCCACGGTGGAGGTGGTCCGAGGGGATTACGTCATCCTGCCTTGCTCCTTCTTCACCTCCAGCCCCCTCTCCCGACTCAACATAATCTGGACCATGGCTCCCTTCTCCAGTCCGGAATCCCCCATTCAG GTGATCGTGTATGACCACGGCCAGATTATAGAAGACCCCTCCCTCATTGGCAGGGTGGGCTTTACAG GTATCCCATGGAGTGCAGACATCATGGTGAACGATACTCACGTGTCGGACGCTGGGATTTATCGCTGCATGGTCAACAACCCTCCAGAAACGGCAGATCCCGGCATAGGAGAACTCCAGCTCACAGTTTTAG TGGCACCATCGCTGCCCGCGTGCCAGTGGGACGGCAACACAGACGCGGGGGGTAGCGTCACGTTGTCCTGCTCGGTTGCCGAGGGCATTCCCACTCCGGAGATCCACTGGGATAAACTCAACCCAGAGGAAATTTCACTTCCTATCAACATGGAGG GCGAGCTGTCGGGTTCAGTCCAGATTGTCAATGTGTCCTCACAAACATCCGGCCTGTATCGTTGCTCCGCTTCCAACGTCCTTGGGACGGAGAACTGCTACGTCAACCTGTCCGTCTTCAGCG CGGTGGCAGGGAATTCCTCAGGCATCCTGCAGGGGGTGCTGCTGACTTTGTCCATGAGCCTGATGCTGCTGGCCTTGGTGGTGCTCATGACGTGGCTTCATCGTACAGGCCAGGACGGCCGATGGAGGCTCtccaaggaggaggaggatgaggagggctACAATGAGATCCGCTATACTCCATCGTTAATGAAGCGCTCCTTTGTGTAA
- the LOC119133340 gene encoding olfactory receptor 52Z1-like, with amino-acid sequence MKNTTTLTFTMTAFATLENHKHVFFTLFFFLYIVTIFLNLLLISTIHQCKQLHQPMNIFASMLCFNEIYGSSALLLPVMSILLSKTHAISVNACLVQVFFLHTFAASELCILALMGYDRYVAICFPLHYHTIMTPSRIYKLIAVVGLYPFIVFGCFFSLTLRLSFCGKFIPKLYCVNMELVKNACSNASLISIVGLGLVVLFLFPQLIMIIFSYAQIIRVCKKLSKDSQVLALKTCVPHLCSVLNYSIASLFEIVQTRFDMSYVPIEARIFLSMYFAIIPPVTNPLLYGLGTYLVRVQIIKLCVKYKLLPLKFAKRIISTETFTVSKQ; translated from the coding sequence ATGAAGAACACCACGACCCTAACGTTCACCATGACGGCATTCGCGACCCTGGAGAACCACAAACATGTGTTCTTTactctcttcttcttcctctatATTGTCACTATCTTCCTCAATTTACTCCTGATCAGCACCATCCACCAATGCAAACAGCTGCACCAGCCtatgaatatttttgcatCTATGTTATGTTTCAACGAAATCTACGGTAGTAGCGCGTTGCTGCTTCCGGTTATGAGCATCCTTTTGTCGAAGACGCATGCAATCAGCGTCAACGCGTGCCTCGTTCAAGTCTTCTTCTTGCACACATTTGCAGCTTCCGAGTTGTGCATACTCGCTCTCATGGGTTACGACCGCTATGTTGCCATCTGTTTCCCTCTTCACTATCACACCATCATGACTCCTTCCAGGATCTACAAACTGATTGCAGTTGTGGGCCTTTATCCGTTCATTgtatttggttgttttttcagTCTCACTCTGCGGCTGAGTTTTTGTGGGAAATTCATACCCAAGCTATACTGTGTCAATATGGAATTAGTCAAAAATGCATGTTCAAATGCATCCCTCATAAGTATTGTTGGGCTTGGgcttgttgtgttgtttttgttccctcagctgattatgattattttctcCTATGCACAGATAATCAGAGTTTGTAAAAAATTATCTAAAGACTCCCAGGttcttgcacttaaaacaTGCGTGCCACATTTATGTTCTGTTTTAAACTATAGCATTGCGTCCCTGTTTGAAATTGTTCAGACTAGGTTTGATATGAGTTATGTTCCGATTGAAGCGCGGATCTTCTTGTCAATGTATTTCGCCATCATTCCACCTGTCACCAACCCGCTGCTATACGGACTCGGAACGTACCTTGTTCGAGTTCAGATTATAAAACTGTGTGTTAAATATAAactccttccattaaaatttgcaaaaagGATCATTTCAACCGAGACTTTTACTGTGAGCAagcaataa
- the LOC119133354 gene encoding sodium channel subunit beta-4-like codes for MDVRGIWVDALTLGHPHTTLNLVLALLLVVKPAQALEMIVGKIPFLQAVNGSTVMLPCSYASCIGIENLYFRWQFNDNGTMQTVCDAVIPSEGVVPKVKMHKERFEFVGKNQNHNISILLWNITFEDGGQYTCFGRNPKEKEKNHSAIFTLIVVDELREVDNTLTIIIASAVGGAIALLMGFMLLKNFTLFVLSKLEEKNKECLVTSSGIDNTENGLSGTKVDSKPKPTKQK; via the exons ATGGACGTCCGTGGGATCTGGGTCGATGCCCTGACGCTGGGCCATCCACACACAACCTTGAACCTGGTCCTCGCACTACTGCTTG TTGTGAAGCCTGCTCAGGCCTTGGAGATGATTGTCGGCAAGATTCCTTTCCTGCAGGCCGTCAATGGCAGCACGGTCATGTTGCCCTGCTCGTACGCCAGCTGCATCGGCATTGAGAACCTTTACTTTAGATGGCAGTTCAATGACAATGGCACCATGCAAACG GTGTGTGATGCCGTGATACCGTCAGAGGGGGTGGTGCCAAAAGTGAAGATGCATAAAGAGCGCTTTGAATTTGTGGGCAAGAATCAAAACCAcaacatttccattttgttgtggAACATCACCTTTGAGGATGGAGGCCAGTACACTTGCTTTGGACGCAACCccaaagaaaaggagaagaaCCACAGCGCCATCTTCACGCTCATTGTGGTGGACGAGC TGAGGGAGGTGGACAACACGCTGACGATCATCATAGCTTCCGCTGTGGGCGGAGCTATTGCGCTGCTCATGGGCTTCATGCTGCTGAAGAACTTCACTCTCTTTGTTCTATCCAAGCTTGAGGAGAAAAA TAAGGAGTGCCTTGTAACTTCATCAGGGATCGACAACACAGAAAACGGCCTCTCAGGAACGAAAGTAGACTCAAAACCCAAACCTACAAAACAGAAATGA
- the LOC119133337 gene encoding olfactory receptor 52D1-like, which yields MENTTLTFTLTAFASLQKYKHVWFLFFFTLYVAAMFLNLLLVSVIHQNNQLHQPMNIFACMLCINELCVCTALLIPVMIFLLSKTHEISVNWCITQVFFLHSYATSEFTILALMGYDRYVAICYPLHYHAIMTQSKVNKLVAFVGLYPVIAFACFFSTTLQLSFCGKEIVKMYCVNMELVKNACSVPSYLSILSLALVPVMNGPQLIMIFYSYVQILRVTNKVSKHCQVSALKTCLPHLCSICNFSIAAFFEIAQNRFDMSHVAIEARIFLSMYFAVIPPVANPLLYGLGTSLVRVQIIKLCIKYKILPSKKAKKVIPTETLTSNKHCVC from the coding sequence ATGGAGAACACGACGCTAACGTTCACCCTGACTGCATTTGCCTCTCTGCAGAAATACAAGCACgtgtggtttctttttttctttacgcTTTATGTTGCTGCCATGTTCCTTAATTTACTCTTGGTCAGCGTTATTCACCAAAACAATCAGTTGCATCAGCCtatgaatatttttgcatGTATGTTATGTATCAACGAGCTCTGCGTCTGCACCGCGTTACTGATTCCAGTGATGATCTTCCTCCTGTCAAAGACGCACGAGATCAGCGTCAACTGGTGCATTACTCAGGTTTTCTTCCTGCACTCGTATGCGACTTCTGAGTTTACGATACTCGCTCTTATGGGTTACGACCGCTATGTCGCCATCTGTTACCCGCTCCACTATCACGCCATCATGACCCAGTCAAAGGTCAACAAACTGGTTGCATTTGTGGGGCTCTATCCAGTCATtgcatttgcatgttttttctctACCACTCTGCAGCTGAGTTTTTGTGGCAAAGAGATAGTAAAGATGTACTGTGTCAACATGGAACTTGTCAAAAACGCATGTTCAGTTCCATCCTATCTGAGTATTTTGAGCCTTGCGCTTGTACCCGTGATGAACGGCCCTCAGCTGATCATGATTTTTTACTCCTATGTTCAAATATTAAGAGTTACAAATAAAGTATCAAAACATTGTCAAGTTAGTGCTCTTAAGACGTGCTTACCGCATTTATGTtccatttgcaattttagcaTAGCCGCCTTCTTTGAAATTGCCCAGAACAGGTTCGATATGAGTCATGTTGCGATCGAGGCACGGATCTTCTTGTCAATGTATTTTGCTGTCATTCCGCCTGTCGCCAACCCACTGCTATACGGACTCGGGACATCTCTTGTTCGAGTTCAGATTATAAAACTGTGCATTAAATACAAGATCCTGCCAtcaaagaaagcaaagaagGTAATTCCAACTGAGACTTTGACTTCTAACAAGCACTGTGTGTGTTAA
- the LOC119133341 gene encoding olfactory receptor 52E4-like: protein MKNTTTLTFTLTSFATLENHKHVFFTLFFFLYIVTIFLNLLLISVIHRCNQLHQPMNIFACMLCFNEIYGSSVLLLPVMSILLSKTHAISANMCFAQVYFMHTFGASELCILALMGYDRYAAICSPLHYHAIMTPSKIYKLIAVVGLYPFIVFGCFFSLTLRLSFCGTVIPKLYCVNMELVKNACSSTTLISIVGLLLIGLLVFPQLIMIVFSYVQIFRVCKKLSKDSQVLALKTCVPHLCSVLNYSIAALFEIVQTRFDMSHVAIEARIFLSMYFVIIPPVVNPLLYGLGTHLVRVQIIKLCIIYKIIPSNIAKRIIPNETFTTN, encoded by the coding sequence ATGAAGAACACCACGACGCTAACCTTCACCCTGACGTCATTCGCGACCCTGGAGAACCACAAACACGTGTTTTTTactctcttcttcttcctctatATTGTCACCATCTTCCTCAATTTACTCCTGATCAGCGTCATCCACCGATGCAATCAGCTGCACCAGCCtatgaatatttttgcatGTATGTTATGTTTCAACGAAATCTACGGGAGTAGCGTGTTGCTGCTTCCCGTTATGAGCATCCTCTTGTCGAAGACACACGCAATCAGCGCCAACATGTGCTTCGCTCAGGTCTACTTCATGCACACATTTGGAGCTTCCGAGTTGTGCATACTCGCTCTCATGGGTTACGACCGCTATGCTGCCATCTGTTCCCCGCTCCACTATCACGCCATCATGACTCCTTCCAAGATCTACAAACTGATTGCAGTTGTGGGCCTTTATCCGTTCATTgtatttggttgttttttcagTCTCACTCTGCGGCTGAGTTTTTGTGGGACGGTCATACCGAAGCTTTACTGTGTCAACATGGAATTGGTCAAAAACGCATGTTCAAGCACAACCCTCATAAGTATTGTTGGGCTTCTGCTTATTGGGTTGCTGGTCTTCCCTCAATTAATCATGATTGTTTTCTCCTATGTACAGATATTCCGAGTTTGTAAAAAATTATCTAAAGACTCCCAGGTTCTTGCGCTTAAAACATGCGTGCCACATTTATGTTCCGTTTTAAACTATAGCATTGCAGCCCTGTTTGAAATTGTTCAGACTAGGTTCGATATGAGTCATGTTGCGATCGAGGCGCGGATCTTCTTGTCAATGTATTTCGTCATCATTCCACCTGTCGTCAACCCGCTGCTATACGGACTCGGAACGCATCTTGTTCGAGTTCAGATTATAAAGCTGTGTATTATATACAAGATCATACCATCAAACATAGCAAAGAGGATCATTCCAAATGAGACTTTTACTACTAACTAg